Within Mauremys mutica isolate MM-2020 ecotype Southern chromosome 24, ASM2049712v1, whole genome shotgun sequence, the genomic segment AACTCCCAGTGAGTCCTAAATTTCCTCCCTTGTGCTCTGCAGAGGCTTTGTGTCTGAAGAGAAGCAGTCAGCAACTGAGCTGGATGCCGTGTTACAGCATCATCGCAGCATGCAGGAGAAGCTGGCTGAAGAAATGTTGAGTTTGGCTCGCAGTCTCAAAAACAACACTCTGGCAGCACAGAACGTTATTAAACAAGATAACCAGGTAGCACGGATTGCAGTAGAAGAAACTATTCAGATTCTCAGTATTACAATCCATAACATTAATTTGCAAAGATATGGGGTAAACTGGAATATCTGTAACTTAATTCTAAATGTGACTGGAGCAGGGGGGATTTGCTTGAAGGACCTGTCATCCTCCATAGTGCAACTGGTCCTTACTATAGATTCTTTAGTTTTGTAATAAATAGCCAAAACTTTCAAACCTGGATGCCTGATGTAAAAGTGGTGTGACTCTCAGGTGCTGATCACCCACaaatcctgctgaagtcagttGTAGGTACTTGACACCTTTGACAATCTGGTGCCTACAGATGGCTTTAGGGGAGCCTATCTTTAACTACTCCGGTTTTGTGTTTGGTATTTATGGCTGGCCTAATCATCTCTTCTCCATTGTTGAAATATATGGCTTCTACTGTTTAGGCTGCATCAACACAACTTGGCTTAATCAATGACAAGCACTAAGATGTTGTCTTTCTCATCTTGCAAATCAAATCTGACTTGCAGCttgctctttgtttgttcccaGACATTATCTCACTCTCTCAGGATGGCAGACCACAACTTTGAGAAGCTGAAGGATGAATCTGAACGCCTCGAGCAGCATGCAAAGAAATCTGTCAACTGGCTGCTCTGGATAATGTTAATtgtagtttgttttatttttattagcatGATCCTTTTTATCAGAATTTTCCCTAAACTCCGATAATTTGCACAGCCTCCAGGAGCAACAGATAGAAAGCTAGACAGTATGTGACACTCCGCTCATTCCCAGCAAGTCTCTTTGACTAGTTTGGTAATCACCCACTGTAAGGCAGTTACCTGCCTCTGATCATATCCTGAAGGGTGTCACCAAGGGCCTAGTCTTCCATCTCTTCCTTGTGTCCTTACAAGAGTTGGTGGGACACCTTGTGAAAGGCTTCCTAAGTTGGGTCCCTTGATATCCCTTTTGCTTGGCTAATATGGTTATTTGTTTCTTGAGAAAGAAACTGCAATAAAAATGGCACTTTCAGTGGAATATCCCTAGAAATAGATCATTCCAGGTGCCTTGGTAGATGTGGTTAAGGCAAAAGCTATTGTTCCTCTATAAGGGATAACAGTACACAACTGAAGGATTAAAGGCCATATTTGCTATTTAGACTTTAACAGGACCCTTGCTGGGATTGTCTTTGTAATCTTCCTGTAGCAGATATGGAGGGAGCATTGTTATTGAGTGGGTCACCTTGGGTTAGAGTAGTCAAGAAGGAAAATTAACTTCACAACCTTGCCCTTCGGCCAAATGGACACTGGTCACTGAAGTCTCCTGAAGCCTGGAGTTATGGGAGAAGACTGAGGTTGGAAACATCTAGTTTGGGAAGCTTGAACAAACCCACTCATCTCCTCTTACAATCACAAACCCTAACATCCAACCAAAGTACAGAGCGTGTCATTTACCATTATTCCATTCCTTCAGGAAGCAGCTGATGGCGGCTGTTCAGCCCTAAACATACAGTGTACTCTGCCGACCCTGCCTGCCTTCGCATCTTGTTGCTTCACTATAAAATGAGAGTTGAGGAAGTTGGTTTCTCTTTAAATAAGGCATTTACTTAAGGAAAAAATCGGCCTGTACCTTCTGAGCTGGGCTTATTTGCATGTTTGCTTTTCTTAACACTTATTTTTCTAGTGGAAGATACCTTGAAGATTTCAGCCACATTCTGCTCTTGATGAAGTGCTGGCTTGCTGTACTGGGTGAAAAAGAGAGTGGTGTAATCATCCCACCAACCTGCTCATAAAGAGAGAGTGTGAgattctgtttctctctctcgcCCTAACTTTGAAAGCATCAATACTGCAAACTGCATGCTTTCACTTCAGTTTAAACCATTCTCCCTATTACAAATTGTTACTGTTGGTATTCTGGATATTGCTGTCTATTTTGTACAAGTTTGTATTGGTTTCTCTTTGACTTATTTATTACTATATGATTTTCATAATTAGAAGCAACTGCCATCTTCTCTCTATATAGCAAGTGATTGTTGCACAGTACTATACTGCAGCTTCTGGGGTGATCTGTATTCCTGCAGATAATGTAGATTTAAGAGCAAACCCATCCATAGTAGAATGTGTACCTTGTAATGTCACACACATCCTCCTTAATGACTTCACGTTGTAAGAAAACTATCACTGTTCCAAACTCCTGTCTTCATCTGGTGCCTCTGAGAGGAAAGTTGAAAAGTGCTATCTTCCTAATTCTTTATGGGCTAGCTTTGTAATGCATTGTATAtctaggctctgatcctgcagtgagaACTACACGGGAGCCCATTAGGCCTGCGTGGGTGATGGGGCTCAGCCTGGACTGTTCCCCTTGTAGGATCAGGGCTGAAGTGAGCCAACTCTAGCCTTGCTGTAAGCAGATGAAACTCAATCTACTGCAATGAGACTTGCACCCACTTATGTCAAGGCCAACTTTGGTCCAGGCTGTATTTTGTTGACAAACACTTTGCATCCACATTCTGTAGGGTGTAGGGTGGTGATGTACAGAGAAAGTAATCAATAACAACCTGCTAGAGTTGATAAGACTTCACGTGATGTTGTAAAGGGCTACTGTGTCCAGAATCAGATGAGTGGTATTGTTGAAATTATACTTTGTTAGGGTGAGGGTGACTGTGGTAAAGTGGGGGTGTGCCTGTGGAATCCGAAGCCCAGCCCAGAATGAGAATACTTGAAAAGCATCCATTCCACCCAGGAAAAAATCTAGTTTCCATGTCCCAAGGCAAAGAGAAACTTGTGTATGTGCAAAACAGACACAGAGAAACACTTGGAAAATGATTCTTCAAAATTAGGCAGGACTTGCATTGCTCTTCTAagtgcagttgctggtgaaagCTAGATAGGTGCATCTGGTGTTTTAAGTATTTTTAAATCGCTtgtgaggaagggaaggaaatAGAAGAGATCACTTTTATGAACCACTAGGTGGCCATGTTACCAGTGCTTCCTGCCTGCTGTGTTCTGTTACTCTCAGCAGGATTGCTGAGAATAGTTGTATGATGCTCTACAGTCATCAAGGCTGGTGGGAAAATGAGACTGACTACTGTTTGGGGGCTGTCTATTCAGAGAAATGAGCGAGAGACTGGCTTCTTGGCAGAGGTGCTAACtatatttaaaaagcatttttgatTGTACAATTTGATCTACATCAGTCCCCTGTGTTAATTCATAAATAGGTTACTAAACTTACTGGTTGAGTTgtaaaaaacacattttcttgTAGATACTCACCTGCCTTCATGATAAATGCTGACTTAATTTTTGAGCAACCTGTTACCTACAACAAGCCCTGAGAGAAATGAAAAGTTGCAGCAGTTAATTCATGAGAAACATTAACTGCCCTTGGCCAGACCCCCCAAGTTGTCAAGTCAAACTGTAACGACTTATGCAGCTGAAGTATTTGTTGTTCacaaatttgtttttttcccaccTAGTTGAACTCCCCTTGCGGGATCACTGTGCTGTGTTAATTGGCAGCTGTGACCTTCACTTGTTTCAGATTAATTCAATAATCCCACTAGTTCCAGAACTAGTCTTCTACCAGCAGTCTTTGGAATGGGGGGAGCCTGGAGCCAGAGATCCTATTTCAGCTGAGGATTCCTCCACACCACGGGGTCTCAGGGCCCATTTTCTTTGCCGGAGTGTGCTGCAAAGGGGCAGAGCGTTGGCCAGGATTGGGCCACCCTCTTGATATTCATCCTAAACTCTCCATCTCCTCAGTTCATCCCATGCTC encodes:
- the USE1 gene encoding vesicle transport protein USE1 isoform X2, whose product is MLLALKKHSSKPAPELLNEYARKVDFLKGMLEAEKLSSSAEKALANQFLAPGRTPTTTKERTPATKMVHLQTKARYTGKMRSELLGTDPLSVNETEELNLRKRKGFVSEEKQSATELDAVLQHHRSMQEKLAEEMLSLARSLKNNTLAAQNVIKQDNQTLSHSLRMADHNFEKLKDESERLEQHAKKSVNWLLWIMLIVVCFIFISMILFIRIFPKLR